Proteins found in one Buchnera aphidicola str. G002 (Myzus persicae) genomic segment:
- the rpoC gene encoding DNA-directed RNA polymerase subunit beta' — MKDLLKFLKSQTKNEDFDAIKISLASPDMIRSWSFGEVKKPETINYRTFKPERDGLFCARIFGPVKDYECLCGKYKRLKHRGVICEKCGVEVTQSKVRRERMGHIELSSPTAHIWFLKSLPSRIGLLLDMPLRDIERVLYFESYVVIETGMTNLEKNQILTEEQYLDALEEFGDEFHATMGAEAIQFLLKDINLAQECDILRMELHDTNSETKRKKLTKRIKLLESFIQSHNKPEWMILTVLPVLPPDLRPLVPLDGGRFATSDLNDLYRRVINRNNRLKRLLDLAAPDIIVRNEKRMLQEAVDALLDNGRRGRAITGSNKRPLKSLADMIKGKQGRFRQNLLGKRVDYSGRSVITVGPYLRLHQCGLPKKMALELFKPFIYGKLEVRGLATTIKAAKKMVEREEAVVWDILDEVIREHPVLLNRAPTLHRLGIQAFEPVLIEGKAIQLHPLVCAAYNADFDGDQMAVHVPLTLESQLEARALMMSTNNILSPANGEPIIVPSQDVVLGLYYMTREKINGKGEGMLLNGSNEAEKVYRLGIAELHSLVRIRITEYKKNEDNSFTQITKIIHTTIGRAILWTIVPKGLPFSIVNQTLGKKDISKMLNTCYRILGLKPTVFFADQIMYTGFAYAARSGASVGIDDMVIPKKKANIIHEAEIEVAEIQEQFQSGLVTAGERYNKVIDIWAAANERVAKAMMENLSTESVINKKGEKQKQISFNSIFMMADSGARGSAAQIRQLAGMRGLMAKPDGSIIETPITANFREGLNVLQYFISTHGARKGLADTALKTANSGYLTRRLVDVAQDLVVTKDDCKTHEGILMTPLIEGGDVKEPLRERVLGRVTAENVIIPNTNNILIQRNTLLNEQWCDLLEKNSIDNVKVRSVVNCDTDFGVCAYCYGRDLARGNLVNKGEAIGVIAAQSIGEPGTQLTMRTFHIGGAASRAAAESSIEVKNQGIIHLNNAKFVTNSTGKIVITSRNVELNIIDNFGRTKESYKVPYGAIMAKGNGEKVNSGETVAKWDPHTMPVITEVNGLVRFVDMIDGQSITRQADELTGLSSIVILDTAERMSIGKDLRPALKIIDCDGKDVLISGTDMPAQYFLPGKAIVQLNDGVQISSGDTLARVPQESGGTKDITGGLPRVADLFEARRPKELAILAEISGIISFGKETKGKRRLVITPVDGSDSYEEMIPKWRQLNVFEGERVERGDVVSDGPESPHDILRLRGVQAVTRYIVNEVQEVYRLQGVKINDKHIEVIIRQMLRKATIIKSGNSDFLNGEQVEFSRIKISNRVLEKKKKIPATFSRDLLGITKASLATESFISAASFQETTRVLTESAVAGKRDELRGLKENVIVGRLIPAGTGYAYHKERLNRRQKKHNNLTVNSSQISAEEASASLSELLNSTLTQNDYT; from the coding sequence GTGAAAGATTTACTAAAATTTCTTAAATCCCAAACTAAAAATGAAGATTTTGATGCTATTAAAATTTCATTAGCTTCACCTGATATGATTAGATCTTGGTCATTTGGTGAAGTTAAAAAACCTGAAACGATTAATTATCGTACTTTTAAACCCGAAAGAGATGGACTATTTTGTGCTCGTATTTTTGGTCCAGTTAAAGATTATGAATGTTTATGTGGTAAATATAAGAGATTAAAACACCGAGGTGTGATTTGTGAAAAATGTGGTGTTGAAGTAACTCAAAGTAAAGTTAGACGTGAACGAATGGGTCATATAGAACTTTCTTCACCTACAGCTCACATTTGGTTTTTAAAATCTTTACCCTCACGTATAGGTCTATTATTAGATATGCCTTTAAGAGATATTGAAAGAGTATTATATTTTGAATCTTATGTTGTTATAGAAACAGGAATGACTAATCTTGAAAAAAATCAAATTTTAACTGAAGAACAATATTTAGATGCTTTAGAAGAATTTGGTGATGAATTTCATGCAACAATGGGAGCAGAAGCGATTCAATTTTTATTAAAAGATATTAATTTAGCACAAGAATGCGATATTCTAAGAATGGAATTGCATGATACCAATTCTGAGACTAAAAGAAAAAAACTAACAAAAAGAATTAAATTATTAGAATCTTTTATTCAATCTCACAATAAACCGGAATGGATGATTCTTACCGTCTTACCAGTACTACCACCTGATCTTAGGCCATTAGTACCATTAGATGGAGGAAGATTTGCAACATCTGATTTAAATGATTTATACCGCAGAGTTATAAATAGGAATAATCGTCTGAAACGTTTATTAGATTTAGCAGCTCCAGATATAATTGTAAGAAACGAAAAAAGAATGTTACAAGAAGCAGTTGATGCTTTGCTAGATAATGGAAGAAGAGGTCGTGCAATTACAGGATCTAATAAAAGACCTCTAAAATCACTAGCTGATATGATTAAAGGAAAACAAGGAAGATTTCGGCAAAATCTTTTAGGAAAACGTGTAGATTATTCAGGTCGTTCAGTAATTACTGTAGGTCCTTATCTCCGTTTACATCAATGTGGATTACCTAAAAAAATGGCATTAGAACTTTTTAAACCATTTATATATGGAAAATTAGAAGTTCGTGGTTTAGCTACTACTATTAAAGCAGCAAAAAAAATGGTAGAAAGAGAAGAAGCAGTAGTATGGGATATTTTAGATGAAGTAATTCGAGAACATCCAGTTTTATTAAATCGTGCACCGACTTTACATAGATTAGGTATACAAGCATTTGAACCTGTTCTCATAGAAGGAAAAGCTATTCAACTACATCCATTAGTATGTGCTGCTTATAATGCAGACTTTGATGGAGATCAAATGGCTGTTCATGTCCCATTAACTCTCGAATCTCAATTAGAAGCTAGAGCGTTAATGATGTCTACTAATAATATTCTTTCTCCAGCTAATGGAGAACCAATTATTGTACCTTCTCAAGATGTAGTTTTAGGATTGTATTATATGACTCGTGAAAAAATAAACGGGAAAGGTGAAGGGATGTTATTAAATGGTTCAAATGAAGCAGAAAAAGTATATCGTTTAGGAATTGCAGAATTGCATTCCTTAGTTAGAATAAGAATCACAGAATATAAAAAAAATGAAGATAATAGCTTTACTCAAATAACAAAAATTATTCACACTACTATAGGGCGAGCAATTTTATGGACAATTGTTCCGAAAGGTCTTCCTTTCAGTATTGTAAATCAAACTTTAGGTAAAAAAGATATTTCTAAAATGCTTAATACTTGTTATCGTATTTTAGGACTTAAACCGACTGTTTTTTTTGCTGATCAAATTATGTATACAGGATTTGCTTATGCTGCAAGATCAGGAGCTTCAGTTGGTATTGATGATATGGTTATACCAAAGAAAAAAGCAAATATTATTCACGAAGCAGAAATTGAAGTTGCTGAAATACAAGAACAATTCCAATCTGGACTAGTAACAGCTGGCGAAAGATATAATAAAGTAATTGATATTTGGGCAGCAGCTAATGAAAGAGTAGCTAAAGCTATGATGGAAAACTTATCTACAGAATCTGTTATAAATAAAAAAGGAGAAAAACAAAAACAAATCTCTTTTAATAGTATATTTATGATGGCAGATTCTGGAGCTCGTGGTTCTGCTGCACAAATTCGTCAATTAGCTGGGATGAGAGGATTAATGGCAAAACCAGACGGTTCGATTATTGAAACACCAATTACAGCTAATTTTCGAGAAGGTTTAAATGTCTTGCAATATTTTATTTCTACTCATGGCGCACGTAAAGGATTAGCAGATACAGCACTGAAAACAGCTAATTCTGGGTATTTAACACGTCGCTTAGTAGACGTGGCACAAGATTTAGTTGTAACAAAAGATGATTGTAAAACACATGAAGGAATTTTAATGACTCCGTTAATTGAAGGAGGTGATGTAAAAGAACCATTACGTGAACGTGTTTTAGGTCGTGTTACAGCAGAAAATGTTATTATTCCAAATACTAATAATATATTAATTCAAAGAAATACGTTATTAAATGAACAATGGTGTGATCTTTTAGAAAAAAATTCTATAGATAATGTTAAAGTAAGATCAGTAGTTAATTGTGATACTGATTTTGGTGTATGTGCTTATTGTTACGGACGAGATTTAGCACGAGGTAATCTAGTTAATAAAGGAGAAGCAATTGGAGTTATTGCTGCTCAATCTATAGGTGAACCGGGTACTCAATTAACTATGAGAACTTTTCATATTGGTGGTGCAGCATCTAGAGCAGCAGCAGAATCTAGCATTGAAGTAAAAAATCAAGGTATTATACATCTAAATAATGCTAAGTTTGTTACTAATTCTACAGGTAAAATAGTAATTACTTCTAGAAATGTAGAACTAAATATAATTGATAATTTTGGTAGAACCAAAGAAAGTTATAAAGTTCCTTATGGTGCTATTATGGCTAAAGGAAATGGTGAAAAAGTTAATTCAGGAGAAACTGTAGCAAAATGGGATCCGCATACGATGCCTGTAATTACTGAAGTAAATGGTTTAGTCCGTTTTGTGGATATGATAGATGGACAAAGTATTACGAGACAAGCTGATGAACTAACAGGATTATCTTCTATAGTAATATTAGATACAGCAGAAAGAATGTCAATTGGAAAAGATTTAAGACCAGCATTAAAAATAATTGATTGTGATGGAAAAGACGTTTTAATTTCAGGTACAGATATGCCTGCACAATATTTTTTACCTGGAAAAGCAATCGTTCAATTAAACGATGGTGTACAAATTAGTTCAGGTGATACTCTAGCAAGAGTACCACAAGAATCAGGTGGTACTAAAGATATCACTGGTGGACTTCCAAGAGTAGCAGATTTATTTGAAGCTAGACGCCCAAAAGAATTAGCTATTTTAGCTGAAATTAGTGGTATTATATCATTTGGAAAAGAAACTAAAGGAAAAAGAAGATTAGTTATTACTCCAGTAGATGGTAGTGATTCTTATGAAGAAATGATTCCAAAATGGAGACAGTTAAATGTCTTTGAAGGAGAAAGAGTTGAACGTGGTGATGTCGTATCTGATGGACCTGAATCACCACATGATATTCTTCGTTTAAGAGGAGTTCAAGCTGTAACTAGATATATTGTTAATGAAGTACAAGAAGTATATCGTTTGCAAGGTGTAAAAATTAATGATAAACATATTGAAGTAATTATAAGACAAATGCTTCGTAAAGCTACTATTATTAAATCAGGAAATTCTGATTTTTTAAACGGAGAACAAGTTGAATTTTCTCGAATTAAAATTTCTAATCGTGTTTTAGAGAAAAAAAAGAAAATACCTGCAACTTTTTCAAGAGATTTACTAGGTATTACTAAAGCTTCACTTGCAACAGAATCTTTTATATCTGCAGCCTCTTTTCAAGAAACAACTAGAGTGTTAACTGAATCTGCAGTAGCAGGAAAAAGAGACGAATTAAGAGGTTTAAAAGAAAATGTTATCGTTGGACGTTTGATTCCTGCAGGTACAGGATATGCATATCATAAAGAACGATTAAACCGTCGTCAAAAAAAACATAATAATCTCACAGTAAACAGTTCTCAAATTAGTGCTGAAGAAGCTTCTGCTAGTCTTTCTGAATTATTAAATTCTACTCTTACACAAAATGATTATACTTAA
- the rpoB gene encoding DNA-directed RNA polymerase subunit beta, producing the protein MVYSYTEKKRIRKDFGKRPQVLDIPYLLSIQLNSFKKFIEPDLDGQQGLEAAFRSVFPIQSYNGNSELQYVSYRLGEAIFDVKECQIRGATYSAPLRVRLRLVIYERDILEATVKDIKEQEVYMGEIPLMTNNGTFIINGTERVVVSQLHRSPGVFFDSDKGKTHSSGKVLYNARIIPYRGSWLDFEFDPKDNLFVRIDRRRKLPVSIILRALNYNTEEILNIFFEKNIFYIDKNTIQLELVPERLRGETASFNIQKDGKIYVEKGRRITARHIQELKNYKIKSITVPVEYILGRIISKNYLDKKTGEIIVFANTELSLEGLEKLRKSGFNCIETLFTNDLDHGPYISETLRIDSAHDRMSALIEIYRVMRPGEPPTKEATENLFENLFFCEDRYDLSSVGRMKFNRSLLRKEIEGSSTLNKEDIIDVIKKIIDIRNGKGEVDDIDHLGNRRIRSVGEMAENQFRIGLVRVERAVKERLSIGDLETLMPQDMINAKPISAAVKEFFGSSQLSQFMDQNNPLSEITHKRRISALGLGGLTRERAGFEVRDVHPTHYGRVCPIETPEGPNIGLINSLSVYSQTNSYGFLETPYRKVRDGFITKEINYLSAIEEGNYIIAQANTNIDKNGFFTDDLVTCRHKGESSLFNRNQVNYMDVSTQQIVSVGASLIPFLEHDDANRALMGANMQRQAVPTLKTDKPLVGTGMERAVAVDSGVTVVAKRSGFIQYVDASRIVIKVDETEMHSEEAGIDIYNLTKYTRSNQNTCINQQPCVDLGEKIKKGDVLADGPSTDLGELALGQNMRVAFMPWNGYNFEDSILVSERVVQEDRFTTIHIQELSCISRDTKLGAEEISSDIPNVGEAALSKLDESGIVYIGAEVTGGDILVGKVTPKGETQLTPEEKLLRAIFGEKASDVKDSSLRVPNGVSGTVIDVQIFTRDGVKKDKRALEIEDMQLKQAKKDLTEEFKIFESSLFLNIKKTLISFDIKIEKLNKLPYEKWLSIEIKQKDQKKEIEKLAKQHHELKEEFNKKIEIKRRKITQGDDLSPGVLKIVKVYLAVKRQIQPGDKMAGRHGNKGVISKINPIEDMPYDEYGIPVDIVLNPLGVPSRMNIGQILETHLGMAAKGIGNKINHMLKTQEKISNLRKFIQQAFDLGDNLRQKIDLDTFSNEEILCLANNLKNGMPIATPVFDGAQENEIKKLLEFANLPTSGQITLFDGRTGEKFERPVTVGYMYMLKLNHLVDDKMHARSTGSYSLVTQQPLGGKAQFGGQRFGEMEVWALEAYGASYTLQEMLTVKSDDVNGRTKMYKNIVDGNHQMEPGMPESFNVLLKEIRSLGINIELESE; encoded by the coding sequence ATGGTTTACTCTTACACCGAAAAAAAACGTATTCGTAAAGATTTTGGTAAACGCCCTCAAGTTTTAGATATACCATATCTTCTTTCAATTCAACTGAATTCTTTTAAAAAATTTATTGAACCAGATTTAGATGGTCAACAAGGATTAGAAGCAGCTTTTCGTTCTGTTTTTCCTATTCAAAGTTATAATGGAAATTCTGAACTTCAATATGTTAGTTATCGTTTAGGAGAAGCAATTTTTGATGTAAAAGAATGCCAAATAAGAGGAGCAACTTATTCAGCACCATTAAGAGTCAGATTACGTCTGGTAATTTATGAACGAGATATATTAGAAGCTACTGTTAAAGATATTAAAGAACAAGAAGTTTATATGGGTGAAATACCATTAATGACAAACAATGGTACATTTATCATAAATGGGACAGAAAGAGTAGTAGTTTCTCAGCTACATCGTAGTCCTGGAGTCTTTTTTGATAGTGATAAAGGTAAAACACATTCTTCAGGAAAAGTTCTCTATAATGCTCGTATTATTCCTTATCGAGGATCTTGGTTAGATTTTGAATTTGATCCTAAAGATAATCTATTTGTAAGAATTGATAGACGTCGTAAATTACCAGTAAGTATTATTTTAAGAGCGCTAAACTATAATACAGAAGAAATATTAAATATATTTTTTGAAAAAAATATCTTTTACATAGATAAAAATACTATTCAGTTAGAATTAGTTCCTGAAAGACTACGTGGTGAAACTGCATCATTTAATATTCAAAAAGATGGAAAAATATATGTAGAAAAAGGTCGTCGTATTACCGCTAGACATATTCAAGAATTAAAAAATTATAAAATCAAATCGATTACTGTTCCAGTAGAATACATTTTAGGAAGAATTATATCTAAAAATTATTTAGATAAAAAAACAGGTGAAATAATTGTTTTTGCTAATACTGAACTATCTTTAGAAGGGCTCGAAAAACTTAGAAAATCAGGTTTTAATTGTATTGAAACATTATTTACTAATGATTTAGATCATGGTCCGTATATATCAGAAACATTACGGATAGACTCTGCTCATGATCGTATGAGTGCTTTAATAGAAATCTACCGAGTGATGAGACCTGGAGAACCACCTACGAAAGAAGCAACAGAAAATCTATTTGAAAATTTATTTTTTTGTGAAGATCGATATGATTTATCTTCTGTCGGTAGAATGAAATTTAACAGATCTCTTTTACGTAAAGAAATTGAAGGATCAAGTACTCTAAATAAAGAAGATATTATTGATGTTATTAAAAAAATAATTGATATCCGTAATGGAAAAGGAGAAGTTGATGATATTGATCATTTAGGAAATAGACGTATTAGATCAGTTGGAGAAATGGCAGAAAATCAATTTAGAATTGGTCTAGTTAGAGTTGAAAGAGCAGTTAAAGAAAGATTGTCAATTGGTGATTTAGAAACTCTAATGCCACAAGATATGATAAATGCAAAACCTATATCAGCTGCTGTGAAAGAATTTTTTGGTTCTAGTCAATTATCACAATTTATGGATCAAAATAATCCTTTATCAGAAATTACACATAAAAGAAGAATTTCAGCTTTAGGATTAGGTGGTTTAACTAGAGAAAGAGCGGGATTTGAAGTTCGAGATGTTCATCCTACTCACTATGGCCGAGTATGTCCTATAGAAACACCAGAAGGTCCTAATATCGGATTAATCAATTCTTTATCTGTATATTCTCAAACTAATTCATACGGATTTTTAGAAACACCTTATAGAAAAGTACGAGACGGATTCATCACTAAAGAAATTAATTACTTATCTGCTATAGAAGAAGGTAATTATATTATTGCTCAAGCTAATACTAATATTGATAAAAATGGATTTTTTACTGATGATTTAGTAACTTGTCGACATAAAGGCGAATCTAGTTTATTTAACCGCAATCAAGTGAATTATATGGATGTTTCTACTCAGCAAATTGTATCTGTGGGTGCATCTTTAATACCTTTTCTAGAACATGATGATGCCAATAGAGCATTAATGGGTGCAAATATGCAACGTCAAGCAGTCCCTACTTTGAAAACAGATAAACCGTTAGTTGGAACAGGCATGGAAAGAGCAGTAGCAGTAGATTCAGGCGTAACAGTTGTTGCTAAAAGAAGCGGTTTTATTCAATATGTAGATGCTTCTCGTATAGTTATTAAAGTTGATGAAACAGAAATGCATTCAGAAGAAGCTGGAATAGATATTTATAATTTAACCAAATATACTCGGTCTAATCAAAATACTTGTATTAACCAACAACCATGTGTCGATCTAGGTGAAAAAATCAAAAAAGGTGATGTTTTAGCAGATGGTCCATCCACTGATTTAGGAGAACTTGCATTAGGACAAAACATGAGAGTGGCCTTTATGCCTTGGAATGGATATAATTTTGAAGATTCTATTTTAGTATCAGAAAGAGTAGTTCAAGAAGATCGTTTTACTACTATTCACATTCAGGAACTATCATGTATATCTCGCGATACTAAACTAGGAGCAGAAGAAATAAGTTCAGATATCCCAAATGTAGGAGAAGCAGCTTTATCTAAATTAGATGAATCAGGTATTGTATACATTGGAGCCGAAGTGACTGGAGGAGATATATTAGTAGGTAAAGTGACACCTAAAGGAGAAACACAACTAACACCAGAAGAAAAATTATTACGTGCTATTTTTGGTGAAAAAGCATCAGATGTAAAAGATTCTTCATTACGAGTTCCTAATGGAGTATCAGGAACCGTAATAGATGTGCAAATATTTACTAGAGATGGTGTAAAAAAAGATAAAAGAGCTTTAGAAATTGAAGATATGCAACTTAAACAAGCGAAAAAAGATTTAACAGAAGAATTTAAAATATTTGAATCTAGTCTATTTCTTAATATTAAAAAAACTCTTATATCTTTTGATATTAAAATAGAAAAATTAAATAAATTACCTTATGAAAAATGGCTTTCAATAGAAATAAAACAAAAAGATCAAAAAAAAGAAATTGAAAAGCTTGCAAAACAACATCATGAATTAAAAGAAGAATTTAATAAAAAGATTGAAATAAAACGTCGAAAAATCACACAAGGTGATGATTTATCTCCAGGTGTTTTAAAAATAGTAAAAGTATATTTAGCTGTTAAACGTCAAATTCAACCTGGTGATAAAATGGCAGGAAGACATGGAAATAAAGGAGTAATATCTAAAATCAATCCGATTGAAGATATGCCTTATGACGAATATGGTATCCCAGTAGATATTGTTTTAAATCCATTAGGTGTTCCTTCTCGTATGAATATTGGACAAATATTAGAAACACATCTAGGCATGGCGGCAAAAGGTATTGGTAACAAAATTAATCATATGTTGAAAACACAAGAAAAAATATCTAATTTACGAAAATTTATACAACAAGCTTTTGATTTAGGTGACAATTTACGTCAAAAAATAGATTTAGATACTTTTTCAAATGAAGAAATACTATGCCTAGCAAATAATTTAAAAAATGGCATGCCTATTGCTACTCCTGTATTCGATGGTGCACAAGAAAATGAGATAAAGAAACTTTTAGAATTTGCTAATTTACCTACTTCTGGTCAAATTACACTTTTTGATGGAAGAACAGGAGAAAAATTTGAACGACCAGTGACAGTTGGTTATATGTATATGTTAAAATTAAATCATTTAGTAGATGATAAGATGCATGCTCGTTCTACTGGTTCTTATAGCTTAGTAACTCAACAACCATTAGGTGGAAAAGCTCAATTTGGTGGACAACGTTTTGGTGAAATGGAAGTTTGGGCATTAGAAGCATATGGAGCTTCTTATACATTACAAGAAATGTTAACTGTAAAATCTGATGACGTCAATGGAAGAACCAAAATGTATAAAAACATAGTAGATGGAAATCATCAAATGGAACCTGGTATGCCAGAATCTTTTAATGTATTGTTAAAAGAAATTAGGTCATTAGGTATTAATATTGAATTAGAAAGTGAATAA
- the rplL gene encoding 50S ribosomal protein L7/L12, giving the protein MSITKEQILEAVSEMSVMNVVELITAMEEKFGVSASMSMNSNNNHEKDVQEEKTEFDIFLKVIGPNKVSVIKTVRSATGLGLKEAKDLVESAPTVLKENISKEDAESLKKTLEDVGAEIEIK; this is encoded by the coding sequence ATGTCTATTACTAAAGAACAAATCTTAGAAGCTGTATCAGAGATGTCAGTTATGAACGTTGTAGAACTAATTACCGCAATGGAAGAAAAATTTGGTGTTTCTGCTAGCATGTCAATGAATTCTAACAATAATCATGAGAAAGATGTACAGGAAGAAAAAACAGAATTTGATATTTTTTTAAAAGTTATTGGACCAAATAAAGTATCAGTAATTAAAACTGTACGCAGTGCAACTGGTTTAGGACTAAAAGAAGCTAAAGACTTAGTCGAATCAGCTCCCACAGTTTTAAAAGAAAATATTAGTAAAGAAGATGCAGAATCACTTAAAAAAACATTAGAAGATGTTGGTGCAGAAATCGAAATTAAATAA
- the rplJ gene encoding 50S ribosomal protein L10, which translates to MALNLNEKKIIVSKINKISKTALSAVTADSQGISVNKINKLRKSGREIGVKMSIVQNTLLSLAIKNTVFECLKKKIKGSTFIAYSMIHPGSGARLFKEFSKKYTQFKITGAAFEGKLLSTLEINQLADMPTYKEAIIKLLLVLKMSVAGKLIYTLSAIKKKKETS; encoded by the coding sequence ATGGCATTAAATCTTAATGAAAAAAAAATAATTGTATCTAAAATTAATAAAATATCAAAAACAGCATTATCAGCTGTAACTGCAGACTCTCAAGGCATTTCAGTAAATAAAATAAATAAACTACGTAAATCTGGACGTGAGATAGGAGTAAAAATGAGTATTGTTCAAAATACTCTGTTATCTCTAGCAATTAAAAATACTGTTTTTGAATGTTTAAAAAAAAAAATAAAAGGTTCGACTTTCATTGCTTATTCTATGATTCATCCGGGTAGCGGTGCTAGATTATTTAAAGAATTTTCAAAAAAATATACACAATTTAAAATCACAGGAGCAGCTTTTGAAGGAAAATTACTTTCTACTTTAGAAATTAATCAACTGGCAGATATGCCAACTTATAAAGAAGCGATAATAAAACTTCTATTAGTATTAAAAATGTCGGTTGCTGGAAAACTTATTTATACATTATCTGCTATAAAAAAGAAAAAAGAAACCTCTTAA
- the rplA gene encoding 50S ribosomal protein L1: MTKITKRIKKIKDTINCEKSYHIDELIVLLKKTSKVKFNESIDIAINLGINSKKSDQNIRGSTVLPNGIGRTVRVAVFTQGDNIEIAKNAGAELIGMEDLAEKIKKEGINFNVVIASPDAMKVVTQLGQILGPRGLMPNPKLGTVTTNIGEAIKNAKTGQVRYRNDKNGIVHATLGRINFHNNHIKENFHVFLESIKKAKPPQSKGIYIKKIVLSTTMGIGLIVDQSSLSL; the protein is encoded by the coding sequence ATGACGAAAATTACTAAACGCATAAAAAAAATTAAAGATACTATTAATTGTGAAAAATCATACCATATTGATGAATTAATTGTTTTATTAAAAAAAACATCAAAAGTAAAATTTAATGAAAGTATTGATATTGCTATTAATTTAGGAATAAATTCAAAAAAATCAGATCAAAATATTCGAGGCTCAACAGTATTACCAAACGGTATTGGACGCACTGTTAGAGTAGCTGTTTTTACTCAAGGTGATAATATTGAAATCGCTAAAAATGCAGGTGCAGAATTAATAGGAATGGAAGACTTAGCTGAAAAAATTAAAAAAGAAGGTATCAATTTTAATGTAGTTATTGCTTCACCTGATGCAATGAAAGTAGTAACACAATTAGGACAAATACTAGGACCTCGTGGTTTGATGCCAAATCCAAAATTAGGCACAGTTACCACAAATATTGGTGAAGCAATTAAAAATGCAAAAACAGGACAAGTCCGTTATCGTAATGATAAAAATGGAATTGTTCATGCTACACTAGGTCGTATTAATTTTCATAACAATCATATAAAAGAGAATTTTCATGTGTTTTTAGAGTCTATAAAAAAAGCTAAGCCTCCGCAATCAAAAGGAATATATATAAAAAAAATAGTACTATCGACAACTATGGGTATCGGACTAATAGTTGATCAATCAAGTTTATCTCTTTAA
- the rplK gene encoding 50S ribosomal protein L11, producing the protein MAKKIQSYIKLQVSAGIANPSPPIGPALGQKGVNIMEFCKLFNKKTENLEKGLPIPVVITVYSDRSFTFITKTPPASILLKKISGIKSGSSKPKIEKIGKINRSQIKEIAKIKNDDMTGSNIESMMRSIEGTAKSMGLMIEE; encoded by the coding sequence ATGGCAAAAAAAATACAATCTTATATTAAACTTCAAGTCTCAGCTGGTATAGCTAATCCCAGTCCACCAATTGGACCTGCATTAGGTCAAAAGGGTGTTAATATCATGGAATTTTGTAAATTATTTAATAAAAAAACAGAAAATTTAGAGAAAGGACTTCCTATACCAGTTGTAATTACAGTCTATTCTGATCGTTCATTTACATTTATTACAAAAACTCCTCCAGCTTCTATTTTATTAAAAAAAATATCTGGAATTAAATCAGGTTCTAGTAAACCAAAAATAGAAAAAATAGGAAAAATAAATCGTTCGCAAATTAAAGAAATAGCGAAAATAAAAAATGATGATATGACGGGTTCTAATATTGAAAGTATGATGCGTTCTATTGAAGGAACAGCTAAGTCCATGGGTTTAATGATTGAGGAATAA
- the nusG gene encoding transcription termination/antitermination protein NusG, whose protein sequence is MHESQKKRWYVLQAFSGFEGRVAQSIREHVKLNKMENLFGEVMVPSQEVIEIRGGQRRKSEYKFFPGYVLIQMIMTDATWHLIRNVPRVLGFIGGKSDKPSPISDKEVEIIINRLRQIGDKPRPKTLFEPGEMIRVNDGPFSDFNGVVEEVDYEKSRLKVSVSIFGRSTPVELDFRQVEKN, encoded by the coding sequence ATGCATGAGAGTCAAAAAAAAAGATGGTATGTATTACAAGCTTTTTCTGGCTTTGAAGGTCGCGTAGCACAATCAATACGAGAACATGTAAAATTAAATAAAATGGAAAATTTATTTGGAGAAGTTATGGTTCCTTCTCAAGAAGTTATTGAAATACGAGGTGGACAACGCAGAAAAAGTGAATATAAATTTTTTCCTGGATATGTTTTAATTCAAATGATTATGACTGACGCAACATGGCACTTAATTAGAAATGTTCCTAGAGTATTAGGATTTATTGGAGGAAAATCAGATAAACCATCACCTATTAGCGATAAAGAAGTGGAAATCATTATTAACAGGCTACGTCAAATAGGTGATAAACCTAGACCTAAAACTTTATTTGAACCTGGAGAAATGATCAGGGTAAATGATGGTCCTTTTTCAGACTTTAATGGTGTTGTAGAAGAGGTAGATTATGAAAAAAGTAGACTTAAAGTTTCTGTGTCTATTTTTGGAAGATCGACTCCTGTCGAATTAGATTTCAGACAAGTTGAAAAAAACTAA